A single genomic interval of Synechococcus sp. UW179A harbors:
- a CDS encoding methyltransferase domain-containing protein gives MPVTTFLAPAVIGLAAAAGAYALWTRRSRTYQSSESVASAYDAWTEDRLLETLWGEHVHLGHYGDPPIRRDFRRAKADFVHELVHWSGLDRLPPGSRVLDVGCGIGGSARILARDYGFDVLGISISPAQIQRATDLTPDNLSCRFAVMDALNLNLADAEFDGVWSVEAGPHMPDKQRFADELLRVLKPGGALAVADWNRRDPRDGALDARERWVMHQLLTQWAHPEFASIPGFQHNLECSSQRRGLIDTGDWTRATLPSWNESILEGFRRPAAVLKLGPPALLQGLRETPTMLLMRWAFARGMMQFGVFRLASG, from the coding sequence ATGCCTGTCACCACTTTCCTGGCTCCGGCCGTGATCGGGCTCGCAGCCGCTGCGGGAGCCTATGCACTCTGGACTCGACGAAGCCGGACCTATCAGTCCAGTGAAAGCGTCGCTTCTGCTTATGACGCCTGGACCGAAGACCGACTGCTCGAGACTCTCTGGGGAGAGCACGTGCACTTGGGACATTATGGGGACCCTCCGATTCGGCGGGATTTCCGCCGTGCCAAAGCCGATTTCGTGCACGAATTGGTGCATTGGAGTGGGTTGGATCGCCTCCCTCCCGGATCAAGAGTGCTTGATGTGGGCTGCGGGATCGGCGGCAGCGCCCGGATTCTTGCCAGAGACTACGGCTTTGACGTGCTTGGCATCAGCATCAGTCCCGCACAGATCCAACGGGCTACGGATTTAACACCGGACAACCTGTCCTGCCGCTTTGCCGTGATGGACGCGCTGAACCTGAATCTTGCGGACGCTGAATTCGACGGTGTGTGGAGTGTGGAGGCAGGCCCACACATGCCGGATAAGCAACGGTTTGCTGATGAGCTACTCAGGGTTCTCAAACCAGGTGGAGCTCTGGCTGTCGCTGATTGGAACCGTCGTGATCCTCGCGATGGTGCACTTGATGCCCGCGAACGCTGGGTGATGCATCAGCTGCTGACCCAGTGGGCTCATCCCGAATTCGCCAGCATCCCGGGGTTTCAGCACAACCTCGAATGCAGCAGTCAGCGCCGAGGGCTGATCGACACAGGTGACTGGACCAGGGCGACTCTCCCTTCCTGGAATGAATCGATCCTGGAAGGGTTTCGCCGACCCGCAGCAGTGCTCAAACTCGGCCCGCCCGCCCTGCTTCAAGGCCTGCGTGAAACTCCCACAATGCTGTTGATGCGCTGGGCGTTCGCCCGGGGAATGATGCAATTCGGCGTGTTCCGCCTCGCCTCTGGTTAG
- a CDS encoding LON peptidase substrate-binding domain-containing protein, translating to MADLSVRELPLFPLPDLVLFPSDVLPLHIFESRYRMMLQSVLESDRRFGVVRWDPRSQRMASIGCCAEVIQHQTGDDGRSNVVTLGQQRFRVLNVTRETPFRTAMVSWIEDEPESDIDQLHTLSDSVTKALRDVVELTAKLTDSPTALPDDLPDLPRELSFWIGAHLGGPVADQQQELLELTSTRTRLEQEFEMLDETRRQLAARTVLRDTLSSADSGNG from the coding sequence GTGGCTGACCTGTCCGTCAGAGAGCTTCCCCTATTTCCTCTGCCGGATCTCGTTCTGTTCCCTAGCGACGTGCTGCCGTTGCACATCTTCGAGTCGCGTTACCGGATGATGCTGCAGAGCGTCTTGGAAAGTGATCGACGTTTTGGCGTCGTTCGTTGGGATCCCCGCAGCCAAAGGATGGCTTCCATCGGCTGTTGTGCCGAAGTGATCCAGCATCAGACAGGCGACGACGGGCGCAGCAACGTCGTGACGCTCGGACAGCAGCGTTTCAGGGTGCTGAATGTGACCCGTGAGACTCCTTTCCGCACTGCCATGGTGAGCTGGATTGAGGATGAGCCAGAGAGCGACATCGATCAGCTTCATACTCTCAGCGATTCCGTTACAAAAGCCCTCAGAGATGTGGTCGAGCTGACGGCAAAGCTCACGGATTCCCCCACAGCACTTCCTGACGATCTGCCCGACCTGCCGAGAGAGCTCTCGTTCTGGATCGGTGCTCACCTCGGTGGCCCCGTGGCCGATCAACAGCAGGAACTTCTGGAACTCACGAGTACCCGTACCCGGCTCGAACAGGAGTTCGAAATGCTCGATGAAACCCGTCGCCAGCTGGCAGCACGCACCGTGCTGCGCGACACCCTCTCTTCAGCCGATTCCGGCAACGGTTGA
- a CDS encoding DUF1997 domain-containing protein: MTLAFRASQHLDLPVANQTEHLRSYLQQEDRVIKALLDARQLDRIGPGRYRYTVTTLQVFQLQVCPVVSLKIEQGDGTITIQATDATLDGLGLVDDFQLSLEALLEVADHGLQGEAKLGVHVSQPPLLKLIPKRVLESTGESILNGILMTIKGRVGRQLVRDFQDWALQPPAKETTSTEQRSDPGEHLGEEGVTMHRSGT; the protein is encoded by the coding sequence ATGACCCTTGCCTTCCGCGCCAGTCAGCATCTCGATCTGCCGGTCGCCAACCAGACCGAACACCTGCGCAGCTACCTGCAACAGGAAGACCGAGTGATCAAAGCTCTTCTGGATGCGCGTCAGCTCGACAGAATCGGTCCTGGTCGTTACCGATACACCGTCACCACACTGCAAGTTTTTCAGCTGCAGGTCTGTCCTGTCGTTTCGCTGAAGATCGAGCAGGGTGATGGCACCATCACCATTCAGGCGACCGATGCCACGCTGGATGGACTTGGCCTTGTGGACGACTTCCAGCTGAGCCTGGAAGCATTGCTTGAAGTGGCGGATCACGGCTTGCAGGGCGAGGCGAAGCTCGGAGTCCATGTCAGTCAGCCACCACTGCTGAAGCTGATTCCGAAACGAGTGCTGGAAAGCACAGGCGAGTCGATTCTGAACGGCATCCTGATGACGATTAAAGGTCGGGTTGGGCGACAGCTGGTGCGAGATTTTCAGGACTGGGCACTGCAGCCACCGGCGAAGGAGACAACAAGTACGGAGCAGCGCTCAGACCCCGGAGAACACCTTGGTGAGGAAGGTGTGACGATGCATCGGAGTGGGACCTGA
- a CDS encoding ribonuclease HII: MIAGVDEVGRGCWFGPVFAAAVILTDPAANQLSDLGLTDSKALSPKRRAALVPEIEARATSWALGQAAARDVDAKGIRVATELAMLRALQKLPQVPELVLVDGVLPLRPWTGAQRTIVRGDSCEASIAAASVLAKEARDALIRRLARRFPGYALERHAGYGTAQHRAALLVSGPTPMHRHTFLTKVFSGV; encoded by the coding sequence GTGATTGCTGGAGTTGATGAGGTTGGCCGTGGATGCTGGTTCGGCCCTGTCTTCGCTGCGGCGGTCATCCTCACTGATCCTGCCGCGAATCAACTCTCCGATCTCGGCCTGACCGATAGCAAAGCCCTCTCTCCCAAGCGCCGAGCTGCGCTGGTTCCCGAGATTGAAGCTCGAGCGACCAGCTGGGCACTTGGGCAGGCGGCCGCGCGTGATGTGGATGCCAAGGGGATCAGGGTGGCGACGGAGCTTGCGATGCTTCGTGCTCTTCAAAAACTCCCCCAGGTCCCCGAGTTGGTTCTGGTGGATGGAGTGCTGCCTCTGCGTCCCTGGACGGGAGCTCAGCGCACCATCGTGCGGGGTGACAGCTGTGAGGCTTCAATTGCTGCCGCCAGCGTGCTGGCAAAAGAAGCGCGTGATGCTTTGATTCGTCGTCTGGCGCGACGTTTCCCTGGTTACGCATTGGAACGCCATGCCGGATATGGCACCGCTCAACATCGAGCGGCCCTGCTGGTCTCAGGTCCCACTCCGATGCATCGTCACACCTTCCTCACCAAGGTGTTCTCCGGGGTCTGA
- a CDS encoding Rne/Rng family ribonuclease — translation MPQQIVIAEQLRIAAVLSDDRVDELIVAQGRYQIGDVYLGTVENVLPGIDAAFVNIGESEKNGFIHVSDLGPLRLKKGSAGITELLEPRQKVLVQVMKEPTGTKGPRLTGNLALPGRYLVLQPSGQGVNISRRISAEGERNRLRALGVLVKPPGAGLLVRTEAEGVSEDLLIDDLESLLRQWEAIQKAAEIASPPVLLNRDEDFIHRILRDHIGPDLSRVVLDNAAAVDRVTTFLGQEGANVLVEAHTESDELLEHFKVNAAIRDALKPRVDLPSGGYVIIEPTEALTVIDVNSGSFTRSANARETVLWTNCEAAVEIGRQLKLRNIGGVIVVDFIDMDSRRDQLQLLEHFMTAMRDDMARPQIAQLTELGLVEMTRKRQGQNIYELFGRVSPGYEAVLPGKDLPQPQAAATGLVRSSTSARAEVPASVDSGGGRRRRGGRSRLNGSTETKLVDSPLETTVAAESTSDAIEPAGSNRRQDPELVAVPMDDDQERVFGWLGLNPVLLLDPPPENDNLLVRVVRPGEDADSVLEDARQQLAANSGRRRRRGSRGGRGGARNGSTAPAPSPVPASGTAEEAPLLVEITPLEVTPTHGAPTPSQSVAGPESKLPEPVAAAVAEPEQPAEEARPGRRRRRSSATAE, via the coding sequence ATGCCCCAGCAAATTGTCATCGCCGAGCAGCTGCGAATTGCAGCGGTTCTGTCCGATGACCGCGTTGATGAGCTGATCGTGGCGCAAGGCCGCTATCAGATCGGTGACGTGTACCTCGGAACGGTGGAGAACGTGCTCCCGGGGATTGACGCCGCCTTTGTGAACATCGGTGAGAGTGAGAAAAACGGTTTCATCCATGTGAGCGACCTGGGCCCGCTGCGCCTCAAAAAAGGTTCTGCAGGCATCACTGAGCTGCTCGAACCGCGCCAAAAGGTTCTCGTTCAGGTGATGAAAGAGCCCACCGGCACAAAGGGCCCTCGTCTTACCGGAAATCTGGCTCTTCCAGGCCGTTATCTGGTGTTGCAGCCCAGTGGTCAGGGAGTGAATATCTCCCGTCGCATCAGCGCCGAAGGAGAGCGCAATCGCCTACGAGCTCTAGGGGTGTTGGTGAAACCGCCGGGTGCTGGTCTGCTCGTCCGCACGGAAGCGGAGGGAGTCAGTGAAGACCTACTCATCGATGATCTCGAGTCTTTGCTGCGTCAGTGGGAAGCGATTCAGAAAGCCGCTGAAATCGCTTCGCCGCCTGTTCTGCTCAACCGGGACGAGGATTTCATCCATCGGATTCTTAGAGATCACATCGGCCCTGACCTATCCCGTGTGGTGCTCGATAATGCCGCCGCTGTCGACCGTGTGACCACCTTCCTGGGCCAGGAAGGGGCCAACGTGTTGGTGGAGGCACACACCGAATCCGACGAGCTGCTTGAGCACTTCAAGGTGAATGCGGCCATCCGTGATGCTTTGAAACCGAGGGTGGATCTTCCATCCGGCGGTTACGTGATCATCGAGCCCACGGAGGCTCTCACCGTGATCGACGTGAACTCGGGCTCGTTCACCCGTTCCGCCAATGCTCGTGAGACGGTTCTCTGGACCAACTGCGAAGCGGCTGTCGAGATTGGACGGCAGTTGAAGCTCCGCAACATCGGTGGTGTGATCGTCGTCGACTTCATCGACATGGATTCCCGTCGTGATCAGTTGCAGCTGCTGGAGCATTTCATGACGGCGATGCGCGATGACATGGCACGCCCTCAGATCGCACAACTCACCGAGCTGGGCTTGGTTGAGATGACGCGCAAGCGTCAGGGTCAGAACATTTACGAGCTGTTCGGTCGAGTCTCCCCTGGTTACGAGGCCGTGCTGCCTGGGAAGGATCTTCCTCAGCCTCAAGCTGCCGCTACAGGCCTGGTGAGGTCTTCAACATCGGCGCGTGCGGAAGTCCCTGCCTCTGTTGATTCAGGAGGAGGTCGCCGACGTCGTGGTGGCCGCAGCCGGCTTAATGGATCCACTGAGACCAAATTGGTTGACTCGCCCCTTGAGACGACTGTTGCCGCTGAATCCACATCGGATGCCATCGAGCCTGCGGGCTCCAACCGCCGCCAGGATCCCGAACTGGTCGCAGTGCCGATGGACGACGACCAAGAAAGGGTCTTTGGCTGGTTGGGGCTGAACCCTGTGCTTCTGCTGGATCCACCTCCCGAAAATGACAACCTGCTAGTGCGTGTGGTGCGACCGGGTGAAGATGCCGACTCAGTTCTGGAGGACGCACGCCAGCAGTTGGCTGCCAATTCAGGTCGCCGCCGCCGTCGCGGCTCCCGTGGTGGTCGAGGTGGTGCGCGCAATGGTTCAACCGCCCCGGCACCTTCGCCCGTGCCTGCCTCGGGAACCGCTGAAGAGGCACCCTTGCTGGTTGAGATCACCCCACTGGAGGTGACTCCTACCCATGGCGCCCCGACACCGTCGCAATCGGTTGCTGGACCTGAGTCAAAGCTCCCTGAACCCGTTGCAGCAGCAGTTGCCGAGCCTGAGCAGCCCGCTGAAGAGGCCCGGCCGGGTCGGCGCCGGCGACGGTCATCCGCTACTGCCGAGTGA
- the pheA gene encoding prephenate dehydratase — protein sequence MPIRMAFLGPEGTYGERAAKEMTRLEQFSDAELVACTGLRSVVDHVADGRCEAAVVPVENSVEGGVTASLDALWSHPDLCIRRALVLPIRHALLSSGSIESVTEVLSHPQALAQCSGWLATHLPQALQLPTTSTAEAARMVKGSRFRAAIADRCVGELQGLGELAFPVNDVVGNRTRFLLLHRGERLRDGQLASLAFSLHRNAPGALIEALQAIAGLGLNMSRIESRPSKRALGEYVFFVDVELPASCADGVLTKLETHLSPLCEHLANFGAYPSSEFN from the coding sequence ATGCCGATTCGGATGGCGTTTCTTGGGCCGGAAGGCACCTATGGAGAGCGAGCGGCCAAAGAGATGACCCGGTTAGAACAATTCAGTGATGCTGAGTTGGTGGCATGCACCGGGCTGCGTTCAGTGGTCGACCATGTGGCTGATGGCCGTTGCGAGGCTGCTGTAGTGCCTGTTGAGAACTCCGTTGAAGGTGGTGTCACGGCCAGTCTTGATGCCCTCTGGTCTCATCCCGATCTGTGCATTCGACGTGCTTTGGTTCTTCCGATCCGCCACGCCCTGCTCAGTAGTGGTTCGATAGAGAGCGTGACGGAGGTGCTGTCTCACCCTCAGGCGCTGGCGCAATGCAGCGGCTGGTTGGCAACCCATCTTCCGCAGGCGCTCCAACTGCCAACCACATCCACAGCAGAAGCTGCGCGGATGGTTAAAGGCAGCCGTTTCAGAGCAGCAATTGCGGATCGGTGCGTTGGCGAATTGCAGGGTCTAGGGGAACTGGCGTTCCCGGTGAATGATGTGGTGGGCAACAGGACCCGCTTTCTGTTGCTGCATCGCGGCGAGCGTCTGCGCGATGGTCAGCTCGCCAGCCTGGCTTTCTCTCTGCATCGCAATGCTCCTGGGGCTCTGATCGAAGCTCTTCAGGCGATTGCGGGGCTCGGGCTGAACATGAGCAGGATCGAGTCGAGACCGTCGAAACGCGCGTTGGGTGAATACGTGTTTTTTGTGGATGTGGAGTTGCCAGCTTCCTGTGCGGATGGCGTACTGACAAAGCTGGAGACGCATCTCAGCCCACTGTGTGAGCATCTGGCCAATTTCGGTGCTTATCCCAGCTCGGAATTCAACTAA
- the rpsJ gene encoding 30S ribosomal protein S10 codes for MSTAIAQQKIRIRLKAFDRRMLDLSCDKIIETADNTAATAIGPIPLPTKRKIYCVLRSPHVDKDSREHFETRTHRRIIDIYSPSAKTIDALMKLDLPSGVDIEVKL; via the coding sequence ATGTCCACTGCAATTGCCCAGCAGAAGATCCGAATCCGTTTGAAGGCGTTCGACCGCCGCATGCTGGATCTGTCCTGCGACAAGATCATCGAAACTGCCGATAACACTGCTGCAACGGCGATCGGCCCCATTCCTCTTCCCACCAAGCGCAAGATCTACTGCGTGCTCCGCTCCCCCCACGTGGACAAGGATTCACGGGAACATTTCGAGACACGCACCCATCGCCGCATCATTGATATCTACAGTCCTTCTGCCAAGACGATCGACGCATTGATGAAACTCGATCTGCCCAGCGGCGTGGATATCGAGGTGAAGCTCTAA